Genomic window (Culex pipiens pallens isolate TS chromosome 3, TS_CPP_V2, whole genome shotgun sequence):
CACGTGAacgtgggtctaggaggtcttatcaagatgttcattttttgagtgattttatagcctttcctcagtaaagtgagtcACGAAATGATGCGGTGCTTGTTTGCaacatgttttgatgaaaaatcaaataatttggttattttgaatttgactgaaaattacaaacgTAGGTACAGATATACaatataaatgaaaaatacgaattgcctTATAATGCAGGATCTCATAACgcagaattttgaaatcaaaaaacgGATTTGGTTTTCACTCGAAATAAAGATAATCAAAGGAAAAATCCAAACAATTATCATTACATTTTCTggcagcaaaataaaaaaaataattctgaaattttgaaactcgTAGtttagaaattctgaaattgaaaaatgtatacctacaaatgtattaaaaaaaaacaaacattttaaaattgaaaaaaaaagttattcaagggtgcacagcaaccaaggaagttgttgtcttcttattccaaaattgacaaacttacggacccaatcctgcaacaatctgattgtaaaaataggcaaattttactgtaaaggagctattacactacggcaaacaaacagacaaactcgcacattttgacagtttgtctaCGTTGTTTGTTAGccaacatttgtttgcagaaacgtcagcttgcatagattttatattgtttgcgagtttgccgcaaacaagtttgagagtttggcaaactgtcaaacgcgaaaaagtgcaagtttgtttgtttgtttgccacagtctaatacctccttaaatcGCTTAGTTAGTAGACAGTACAttagaaaatgaataaaaaattatattgatagttcccgtagtttcgaaaatactaaaaaatctgcaacaaaaatcttggtgtaaaagatacaaaaaataattaaaaaacataaaaatggcaaattcaaaataaataaaaaatcaaatattcaaaaatgaaaacatagcagaaatttcaaaattcatatatttttttaaaatttccattattaaaaaaatcaataaatttaaagctGATCTCCATACTTAGGGTTAATCCTTTCAGGCCCGAACTAAAAAAAGAATGAATTTAATGAttggaaaatgattcttaaggTCATACGAACATTATAgggtatttttggaaatttagatttttgggtcatatatgagtATGACCCGTCAGGGCTAAAAGGGTTAAGGCTGTTaaagtttttataatttttttgtccctcaagatttttttaataaaatgtatcgtaaaatgctttatacatcatAACAATTATGATACTATCAATTTTGTTTGAGATATCaatgagtttagaaaaaaatcataagatttTACGTTTAGTACCGATCTATgatcacaaaattcaaaatgtgtaaaaaggTTAAACAGTCTCTATTTGATTTTAGAAATACTTAAAAGAAGCGTAAACAATGTTTTCTGTATTGATTACTAacgattttacaagtttttcaatgaaaatttcaatgcaagtcaataaatatttgtacccccttaaaatatgaaataaaatttgcaatggcttaATTTAGGAACgcgaaaatattagaaaataaatacgtatttgggaaatttttcaagtgatttttttttgaatggtttAAATCGATACGTGAATAACCTTGTCAAAAAAATTGACTAGAATCTGCATCTTATATACGCACATACCCATTTTGTGTGAACATCCCGCAACACTGccagaaaaaaacaattatatgAAACTTCTTCTTTTGACTTAATAAAttgaattattgattttttattcggtAGGAAAATCCACAAAAGCAGTAGCACCAAAAACCTATGTAATTTTAATACAatataccgtcatctggggcgaaacaggacgaaaaaaaaaaaaaaacgaaactattggcactacgccccccggggcatggccttcctctaacgtgggatttctgctccagcgcctctgacgagacaggagaaaccgggaccgacgttttacttcaccatccgatagaagctcagtggataaggcgggaatcgaacccgcgtctcatagcatcatcgggatcggcagccgaagccgctacccctgcgccacgagacccacgcgAAACAGGACACGTGGGGCGAATTGGACAATATTTGGATATGTTGGATTAGTTttggatagaacagacacagaacatCCAAAATAGAGcatcgttttccaaatttcaagcttttaagtgctctaaaaactgctgtccctattcagactgtagtcccgattcgccccagatgacggtaaaataaattttagtgtttacaattttgttttaaactcCATTGGTTTCCACCTGTGTAGGAGTttggttaaccctctacaacctaaccccgcctttagacgggctgcgatctaaaaaaaatcgccaaaaatccatttttcaaccaatttttgatctttaaaaagcattggaaagaagaactcctaaaattttagaaaaattatgggttggaagttttacttgttttatgtgaccttaccaatgtttttaaaaatgtcatttttctaggggtcaactttggctgtgtttttaaccaacatttcctataatttaagcaaaaagtagtatgcagtaatttttgtagtgtcccagactatgcctctacgcattttattACAAATTAAATGATGATAGTGCCATTctagagcagaaaatgtgaaaaacaagcaaaattgaaaaagtgactgtaaaaacgtggaaaaattagataggcaaaatgtaattatattaggtggtagaataggccaaatactactaaaaacaaacataaactaaacaagataaatgcaaattaaaatactacaattaaaacaagaaaaacataaaacaagagaagtaaagttttccgtagaacaaaagttgctcaaaatgacctcctaaacagtggaacaataaaaattttcgaaaaaaaattgggcagtagagggttaataaatCTCGGAATACATAGTCTTCCTCATTTTATTTCACAGTGCGGCGTAATCCTCTCGTTGGTCCTACTTTTACTCAGCAGTTACATCACAAAGCTAATATGCAGTTACATGATCAAGTCGGCCATCATATCCCGGCGGAAAAACTTCGAACAGATTGGTATGAATATCCCCCTTCAAACACAATTATAAAAGTTCTAAACGCCCGTTCTTTTTTTAGCATTCTACTCGTTCGGTTTCTTCGGAAAACTTCTCGTCGAACTTTGCGTCGTTGGCTACCTGCTTGGGACGTGCGTGGCCTACTATGTCGTGGTCGGGGATTTGGGTCCGCAAATTATGGCCAAAATTCTATCAACCAATGAAACGAGCACGCTGCGCACCTGGACCATGATCGTGGTTACGCTGGTTTGCATCGTCCCGCTGGGATTGCTGCGCAACGTTGACAGCTTGGCGTCGGTTTGCACCGCCTCGCTCGGGTTCTATCTGTGTCTGGTGCTGAAGGTGATGGCGGAGTCGAGCGAGCGGATCAGCCAGGATCAGTGGTTTGAGAAGCTGGATTTGTGGAAGCCGGATGGGATTTTGCGGTGCTTGCCGATTTTTAGTATGGCACTTTCGTGTCAGATGCAGCTATTTGAGGTGTACGCCACGATGCCTACGACTTCGCTGGATAAGATGAGTCGCGTGATCCAACAGTCGACCAACATTTGCGCTGTTATTTACAGTTTGATTGGCTTTTTTGGGTATGTTGCCTTTAATGGGCATCAGTTTTCGGGGAATATTCTGGTTGACTTCACGCCTTCTTTCGTGTCGGACATCATCAAGATCGGGTTCGTCCTGTCGGTGGCATTCAGCTTTCCGTTGGCCATCTTCCCGTGTCGCGCGAGCCTCTACTCGTTGCTGTACAAACGGTCCTACTCCGACAGCCATTACTACATTCCAGAGGCCAAATTCCGGCCGCTCACGTTGACGATCGTCTTTATGGCACTGCTACTTGGCCTCGCCGTCCCATCGATCGATTTCGTTCTCGGTTTGGTCGGTTCGACGATCGGAGTGGCGGTTTGTATCATCATTCCGGCCGCCTGTTACATGCACATCTGCAAAACCAACATCTCCGAGAAGCAGCTGGCCCAGGTCATGATCGGGTTTGGCCTGGTGATCATGGTCCTGGGAACGTACGCCAACCTAGACGCCTCTAATCCAGCTCCGCCGAAGAAGTACGAAGCCATTCCGCTCAAAATTACGCCTCCACCGGCGGTTTTAATTCCGGACAAATTCAACGAAGCGTTGAACGAAAAGATTGTTGTTCCGAAACTGGTAGAACCGGTGGCTCCAAAGGTTCAGGAAGTTCCTCTCGTCACCGAGAAGGTCCAGCCAAAGATCGAGGAACCGATAACTGTCAAAACGGTGGTTGAAGTCGCCAACCCAGCGCCCAAAGAAGTCAAGCCTCCAGTATCGGAAGAACCCCCCAAACCAGACAAGGAAGAAATCATAGACGAGAACGCAATTCTCAAAGAGGAGAAGGAAATCGCCGTCgaagaaaaagagaaaattcAGCAGGAAATTTCCGAACTGCAAAGCGCCAAGAAAGAGCTCGAAGCacaagtccaaaacatcaaAGAGCAACTCGTGAAGAAGAACGAAGAAACGCAACAGTTGGTGCTGAAAAAGTTTGacgaaattgtcgaaaaaatcgaccaaaaagcCTCCAAGGAAAAGGAATCGTCCGTGACGGTCAAGCCAGAAGAGCCACCAAAAGATCCACAAAATCCAGAAAAAGCCCCAGAACAGCAGAAAGATCCAATCGTTCGCCTTCTGACGGAGCAGGGAAAGCACAACGCCAAAGCAAACGAAACCAAAGTGGAACCGGAACCGGAGCCCAAACCCGACTCGTCGCCCGCCATCGAGGTGAAGCTGATCGAGGACACGTCCCGCAACGAAACCGATCAGAAGCAACCGGAGACGAAGAAGGTGGCGGAGGCGGAGGAGCAACCGCTGCCGCCACTTCCGGTTGAGCAGAAGGTGGAACCGGAGGATAAGTCGAAAGTGGAGGAGCAGAAGAAGGATGATGATGCGGGGTCGAAGCGGGATCTGCTTTCGATACGGAGCAAGCGAGGTGCTGAAAGTGCTGGGGAGGTGAAGATAACGAAGGATGCGAACTGTGTGAAGGTTGAGGGCGGGAAGATTCCGAACCAGGAAGCGGTGGGAAATCTCATGGACGGCAAGGATAAATTTGTCGTCGACATGATCCGGACTGATGTGCTGATGAGTGAGGGTAAGCTATTTAagaaataaatgtatttatatTTGTGTAGATGCGTGAAGGATATGTTAAAGCTTCGaaattccttgaaaattttaaactagataaaaaatgttgtcaaattcgaaaaaaatgctaaaaaattcgaaaaaacaaattcaaattgtatttttgaatttgaagaattttaagaattttaagaattttaagaattttaagaattttaagaattttaagaattttaagaattttaagaattttaagaattttaagaattttaagaattttaagaattttaagaattttaagaattttaagaattttaagaattttaagaattttaagaattttaagaattttaagaattttaagaattttaagaattttaagaattttaagaattttaagaattttaagaattttaagaattttaagaattttaagaattttaagaattttaagaattttaagaattttaagaattttaagaattttaagaattttaagaattttaagaattttaagaattttaagaattttaagaattttaagaattttaagaattttaagaattttaagaattttaagaattttaagaattttaagaattttaagaattttaagaattttaagaattttaagaattttaagaattttaagaattttaagaattttaagaattttaagaattttaagaattttaagaattttaagaattttaagaattttaagaattttaagaattttaagaattttaagaattttaagaattttaagaattttaagaattttaagaatttcaagaattttaagaattttaagaattttaagaattttaagaattttaagaattttaagaattttaagaattttaagaattttaagaattttaagaattttaagaattttaagaattttaagaattttaagaattttaagaattttaagaattttaagaatttaaagaatttaaagaattttaagaattttaagaattttaagaattttaagaattttaagaattttaagaattttaagaattttaagaattttaagaattttaagaattttaagaattttaagaattttaagaattttaagaattttaaaaattttaagaattttaagaattttaagaattttaagaattttaagaattttaagaattttaagaattttaagaattttaagaattttaagaattttaagaattttaaaaattttaagaattttaagaattttaagaattttaagaattttaagaattttaagaattttaagaattttaagaattttaagaattttaagaattttaagaattttaagaattttaagaattttaagaattttaagaattttaagaattttaagaattttaagaattttaagaattttaagaattttaagaattttaagaattttaagaattttaagaattttaagaattttaagaattttaagaattttaagaattttaagaattttaagaattttaagaattttaagaattttaagaattttaagatttttaagaattttaagaattttaagaattttaagaattttaagaattttaagaattttaagaattttaagaattttaagaattttaagaattttaagaattttaagaattttaagaattttaagaattttaagaattttaagaattttaagaattttaagaattttaagaattttaagaattttaagaattttaagaattttaagaattttaagaatttaaagaattttaagaatttaaagaatttaaagaatttaaagaattttaagaattttaagaattttaagaattttaagaattttaagaattttaagaattttaagaatttaaagaattttaagaatttaaagaattttaagaattttaagaattttaagaattttaagaattttaagaattttaagaattttaagaattttaagaattttaagaatttaaagaattttaagaattttaagaattttaagaattttaagaatttcaagaattttaagaatttcaagaattttaagaattttaagaattttaagaattttaagaattttaagaattttaagaattttaagaattttaagaattttaagaattttaagaattttaagaattttaagaattttaagaattttaagaattttaagaattttaagaattttaagaattttaagaattttaagaattttaagaattttaagaattttaagaattttaagaattttaagaattttaagaattttaagaattttaagaattttaagaattttaagaattttaagaattttaagaattttaagaattttaagaattttaagaattttaagaattttaagaattctaagaattttaagaattctaagaattttaagaattttaagaattttaagaattttaagaattttaagaattttaagaatttcaagaattttaagacttttaagaattttaagaattttaagaattttaagaattttaagaattttaagaattttaagaattttaagaattttaagaattttaagaattttaagaattttaagaattttaagaattttaagaattttaagaattttaagaattttatgaatttaagaattttaagaatttttagaatttttagaatttttagaatttttagaatttttagaatttttagaattttaagaattttaagaattttaagaattttaagaattttaagaattttaagaattttaagaattttaagaattttaagaatttaaagaaattaaagaattttaagaattttaagaattttaagaattttaagaattttaagaattttaagaattttaagaattttaagaattttaagaattttaagaattttaagaattttaagaattttaagaattttaagaattttaagaattttaagaattttaagaattctaagaattttaagaattttaagaattttaagaattttaagaattttaagaattttaagaattttaagaattttaagaattttaagaattttaagaattttaagaattttaagaattt
Coding sequences:
- the LOC120425774 gene encoding putative sodium-coupled neutral amino acid transporter 10; translated protein: MERNSVQTVTLTNSIIGVGILSMPFCFQRCGVILSLVLLLLSSYITKLICSYMIKSAIISRRKNFEQIAFYSFGFFGKLLVELCVVGYLLGTCVAYYVVVGDLGPQIMAKILSTNETSTLRTWTMIVVTLVCIVPLGLLRNVDSLASVCTASLGFYLCLVLKVMAESSERISQDQWFEKLDLWKPDGILRCLPIFSMALSCQMQLFEVYATMPTTSLDKMSRVIQQSTNICAVIYSLIGFFGYVAFNGHQFSGNILVDFTPSFVSDIIKIGFVLSVAFSFPLAIFPCRASLYSLLYKRSYSDSHYYIPEAKFRPLTLTIVFMALLLGLAVPSIDFVLGLVGSTIGVAVCIIIPAACYMHICKTNISEKQLAQVMIGFGLVIMVLGTYANLDASNPAPPKKYEAIPLKITPPPAVLIPDKFNEALNEKIVVPKLVEPVAPKVQEVPLVTEKVQPKIEEPITVKTVVEVANPAPKEVKPPVSEEPPKPDKEEIIDENAILKEEKEIAVEEKEKIQQEISELQSAKKELEAQVQNIKEQLVKKNEETQQLVLKKFDEIVEKIDQKASKEKESSVTVKPEEPPKDPQNPEKAPEQQKDPIVRLLTEQGKHNAKANETKVEPEPEPKPDSSPAIEVKLIEDTSRNETDQKQPETKKVAEAEEQPLPPLPVEQKVEPEDKSKVEEQKKDDDAGSKRDLLSIRSKRGAESAGEVKITKDANCVKVEGGKIPNQEAVGNLMDGKDKFVVDMIRTDVLMSEVKNAKLKQFILKLLSCCCCRFC